In Lotus japonicus ecotype B-129 chromosome 5, LjGifu_v1.2, one genomic interval encodes:
- the LOC130720041 gene encoding uncharacterized protein LOC130720041: MVLFEIMGGGGLLRNHTGKWLSGFMFKEVGGSSFGAQAKALHVGLRLAWDHGYRKLVCNSHNKELVRTLSASGSVQDQVHDGTVREIREAVNGDWRVDLSWCRREGLVAADWLAQTGAMLLGSIFRLLEFPPPELEVLLLRDSLWVG, encoded by the coding sequence ATGGTTCTATTTGAGATCATGGGAGGTGGTGGTTTACTGCGAAATCATACCGGAAAATGGTTATCTGGTTTTATGTTCAAAGAGGTGGGTGGCAGTTCCTTTGGTGCACAAGCAAAGGCTCTTCATGTGGGCCTTAGATTGGCATGGGATCACGGGTATAGGAAGCTAGTTTGCAATTCTCATAACAAAGAACTGGTCAGGACATTGTCTGCCTCGGGTAGCGTCCAAGATCAGGTTCATGATGGCACGGTGAGGGAGATTCGTGAGGCCGTAAATGGTGATTGGAGAGTGGACCTGTCGTGGTGTAGACGTGAGGGGTTAGTAGCAGCAGATTGGTTAGCTCAGACCGGTGCCATGCTTCTGGGTTCAATTTTTAGATTACTTGAGTTTCCACCGCCAGAGTTGGAAGTCCTCCTGTTGAGGGACTCCCTCTGGGTTGGGTAG